From a region of the Leptidea sinapis chromosome 6, ilLepSina1.1, whole genome shotgun sequence genome:
- the LOC126964958 gene encoding ATP-dependent DNA helicase Q4, with translation MDLIDSIKKDKAYLKCKSIVKTWEKEFKNKHSRIPSKFDIKEAPASIKYAYKKYFQLKTEALENSLSICDFEDEVLKSPETPNLLEWASKNTPEKISQETLPNLPTGQELDTLLTTAKMKENKTPSNTFTENLSKKLFKSKTFSLRNPRKLSLPKHLSQFSQEKKNDSNIIEDSSFHDTSNDLCVDVKSQEIQSNDSGNETIANGSLNISYISCASNRTTDRQLSVTNSYKDTTLRQIDVGWIERATGSSKGNINFSTEHSENLETHSNEPEFKEVEQTGSKHNDNHQRFGLSNIPSCKLSDNKQVDIIENSESDDDDIQLAKLKPALKKRKLNIPNRNMNNDERHKENTQESICVNNKNQTGKKSKKLKKDKVPNKLNDLSSKPPDLVEFLPFGVDEKVNPRHSNITDILNTLGTVQSKEVSAEGTKLEGIMQKKIESGTLNENFVKINIEKKVYARGKKGIKYSKYKKQLWKDKKALHAGMEFPDSGKISCFKCGLHGHMARYCTAHKENNLLPLEDFDENSIPTLDEMQNLVNQNTKNTFVEDELQSCVYEGSKIPDTFMKMLSENPGNDNTVNPINTSHEELLNVLQMFGYNTFRPGQDTTIKRILSGLSTLLILSTGGGKSLCYQIPAYIYSQHYKCITLVISPLVSLMEDQVLSMPEFLKAGCLHTNQPPTQRTKIIDLVKEGHINILLISPEALISGDNSNGFAGLFKSLPRIAFACIDEAHCVSQWSHNFRPSYLMICRVLQEKLKVKCILGLTATASKTTIGSIIDHIKVPDGMSGVVTNPSLPNNLYLSMSIEKDKDKALIALLTSDKIYSFCSIIVYCIRRNECERVAAIIRSCLSEPGKVNMEEKSKKRKRMSYIAETYHAGMSAAQRKKIQKHFMDGTLKVIVATVAFGMGINKSDIRCIIHYNMPPSFESYVQEVGRAGRDGKPAYCHLLMSSAENDKNELLKHIYANSIDRPIIRKLLQKVFIPCKCAPQSNDNMPLSRCNGHEVGIPIDSTVEELDLPSENIATLLCYVELHKKHYIKVLNNAYTMCKISSYGGPNKILEAAKTCPPLAMAYLIEGKKNNDVTKQSILEFNIIEVAAAIGWESGMTKYHIKNLEWITNNGAAKRSNLKVELHTLGYRIKAPGDLSATELDNVLDDLHKLVTNQERRALYQLEEIHNTFKQLCTYSCERMNFTEEVLQEKSDALKKVIDNYFERTETVAEMMVLEKRPINVEQVTSDVRALIATYKDCSFTGRSVARIFQGISSPNYPALVWGRCRYWRSHLSEDFNELVQIATRQIIQMKL, from the coding sequence atggatttaattgaTTCTATTAAAAAGGATAAAGCATATCTCAAATGTAAATCAATAGTAAAAACATGggaaaaagaatttaaaaataagcatTCGAGAATTCCTTCAAAGTTTGACATAAAGGAAGCTCCAGCAAGTATTAAATATGCGTACAAAAAGTATTTCCAGCTTAAAACTGAAGCCCTTGAAAACTCTTTGTCAATATGTGATTTTGAAGATGAGGTCCTCAAATCTCCTGAAACCCCCAATTTATTAGAATGGGCTTCTAAAAACACACCTGAAAAGATTTCCCAAGAAACCTTACCCAATCTTCCAACTGGTCAAGAATTAGACACATTATTAACAACAgcaaaaatgaaagaaaataaaacaccaAGCAATACCTTTACTGAAAACTTatcaaaaaagttatttaaaagcAAAACATTTTCACTTAGAAATCCAAGAAAACTCTCACTACCTAAGCACTTATCACAATTTAGTcaagaaaagaaaaatgatAGTAACATAATTGAGGACAGCAGTTTTCATGATACATCAAATGATCTATGTGTGGATGTTAAGTCACAAGAGATTCAATCAAATGATTCGGGTAATGAAACTATTGCTAATGGGTCCttaaatattagttatataaGTTGTGCAAGCAATAGGACTACTGATAGACAATTAAGTGTAACTAATTCATATAAAGATACTACACTACGACAAATAGATGTAGGTTGGATTGAAAGAGCTACTGGAAGTAGTAAaggaaatataaatttttctaCTGAACATTCTGAAAACTTAGAAACACATTCAAATGAGCCTGAATTTAAGGAAGTTGAACAAACAGGTAGTAAACACAATGATAACCACCAGAGGTTTGGATTGAGTAATATTCCTTCATGCAAATTGTCTGATAATAAGCAGgttgatattattgaaaacagtGAGTCAGACGATGATGACATTCAGTTGGCTAAGTTAAAGCCAGCACTGAAAAAACGTAAATTAAATATACCGAATAGGAATATGAATAATGATGAAAGGCATAAAGAAAACACACAGGAGAGTAtatgtgttaataataaaaatcaaacagGTAAAAAAAGTAAGAAGTTGAAAAAAGACAAAGTTCCTAATAAATTGAACGACTTATCGAGCAAACCACCGGACTTGGTTGAGTTTTTACCCTTTGGAGTAGATGAGAAGGTTAATCCAAGACATTCTAATATTACTGATATTTTAAACACATTAGGAACAGTTCAAAGTAAGGAAGTTTCAGCTGAAGGAACCAAATTAGAAGGTATAATGCAAAAGAAAATTGAAAGTGGTACTTTGAATGAAAACTTTGTCAAAATTAATATAGAGAAAAAAGTTTATGCACGGGGTAAGAAGGGGATTAAGTATtctaaatacaaaaaacaattatggaAGGATAAAAAAGCTCTTCATGCTGGAATGGAATTTCCAGATTCAGGAAAGATATCCTGTTTTAAATGTGGGTTACATGGTCATATGGCCCGCTACTGCACAGctcataaagaaaataatttattaccacttgaagattttgatgaaaatagcATACCTACCCTTGATGAGATGCAAAATTTAGTCAATCAGAATACAAAGAATACTTTTGTTGAAGATGAACTACAATCATGTGTCTATGAAGGAAGCAAAATACCTGATACTTTTATGAAGATGCTGTCAGAAAATCCTGGCAATGACAACACTGTAAATCCAATAAATACAAGTCATGAAGAGCTTCTTAATGTATTACAGATGTTTGGATACAACACATTTAGACCAGGACAGGATACTACAATTAAACGTATACTATCCGGTTTATCAACTCTGTTGATTTTGTCAACTGGTGGTGGAAAATCTTTGTGTTACCAAATACCAGCATATATTTATAGCCAACATTATAAGTGTATAACATTAGTAATATCTCCCCTTGTTTCATTAATGGAAGATCAAGTGCTGAGTATGCCTGAATTTTTAAAAGCTGGATGTTTACATACTAATCAACCACCCACCCAGAGAACGAAAATAATTGATTTAGTCAAAGAGGGACATATAAACATATTACTGATTTCCCCTGAAGCTCTTATTTCTGGGGATAATTCTAATGGATTTGCTGGACTTTTTAAATCTTTGCCAAGAATTGCATTTGCATGTATAGACGAGGCACACTGTGTTTCTCAATGGAGCCATAATTTTAGACCAAGTTATTTAATGATCTGCAGAGTTTTGCAGGAAAAATTAAAAGTGAAGTGCATACTAGGTTTGACTGCAACGGCTAGTAAGACAACTATTGGAAGTATCATTGACCATATCAAGGTCCCGGATGGAATGAGTGGTGTTGTGACTAATCCATCATTACCAAATAATCTTTATCTATCAATGTCTATTGAAAAAGATAAAGATAAGGCCTTAATAGCTTTGTTGACTTCTGACAAAATTTATTCATTCTGCtcaataatagtatattgtaTCAGAAGAAATGAATGTGAAAGAGTAGCGGCTATAATAAGATCATGTTTATCAGAACCAGGAAAAGTGAACATGGAAGAGAAAAGTAAAAAGCGGAAAAGAATGTCTTACATTGCTGAAACATACCATGCTGGCATGTCGGCAGCTCAgcgtaaaaaaattcaaaaacattttatgGATGGAACATTAAAAGTTATTGTAGCAACTGTGGCCTTCGGTATGGGTATAAACAAGTCAGACATAAGATGCATTATTCATTACAACATGCCCCCAAGCTTCGAGTCTTATGTTCAAGAAGTTGGTAGAGCTGGTAGAGATGGAAAGCCAGCTTATTGTCATCTTTTAATGAGCAGTgctgaaaatgataaaaatgaattactaaAGCACATTTATGCTAATTCTATAGACAGACCAATAATTAGAAAGCTTCTCCAAAAAGTTTTTATTCCTTGCAAGTGTGCACCACAATCAAATGATAATATGCCCTTGTCGAGATGTAATGGTCATGAAGTAGGTATCCCTATTGACAGCACAGTTGAAGAACTAGACTTGCCATCTGAAAACATAGCTACACTTTTGTGCTATGTGGAGCTgcataaaaaacattacattaaagtactcaacaatgcttacacaatgTGCAAAATCTCATCTTATGGAGGTccaaacaaaattttagaagCTGCAAAGACATGCCCTCCTCTTGCAATGGCGTATTTAATAGAAGGTAAGAAGAACAATGATGTGACAAAGCAGAGCATATTAGAATTCAATATTATAGAAGTTGCAGCTGCAATTGGTTGGGAAAGTGGAATGACTAAATACCATATTAAAAATTTAGAATGGATAACAAACAATGGTGCTGCTAAAAGGTCCAATTTGAAAGTTGAGCTACATACACTTGGTTATAGAATTAAGGCACCAGGTGATCTAAGTGCTACAGAGCTGGACAATGTTCTGGATGATTTGCATAAACTTGTCACAAACCAAGAAAGGAGAGCTTTGTATCAGCTAGAAGAAATACACAACACATTCAAACAGCTTTGTACATATTCTTGTGAGAGGATGAATTTTACAGAAGAAGTCCTACAAGAAAAATCAGATGCACTGAAAAAAGTAATTGATAATTATTTCGAGCGAACCGAAACCGTTGCTGAAATGATGGTATTGGAGAAAAGACCAATCAATGTTGAACAAGTAACATCAGATGTTCGCGCATTAATTGCAACATATAAAGATTGCAGTTTTACTGGACGTAGTGTTGCAAGAATATTTCAAGGAATTTCATCTCCAAACTACCCAGCTTTAGTGTGGGGCCGCTGCCGATACTGGCGCTCCCATCTGTCAGAAGACTTTAATGAACTAGTCCAAATAGCAACTCGTCAAATAATTCAAATGAAATTgtaa